Proteins encoded together in one Arvicanthis niloticus isolate mArvNil1 chromosome 7, mArvNil1.pat.X, whole genome shotgun sequence window:
- the Zbtb49 gene encoding zinc finger and BTB domain-containing protein 49 isoform X1 produces MDPVAVHSCHLLQQLREQRIQGLLCDCMLVVRGVCFKAHKNVLAAFSQYFRSLFQNSSSQKNDVFHLDVKNVSGIGQILDFMYTSRLDLNQDNIQVMLDTAQCLQVQNVLNLCHTFLKSASAAQLPGLPCAGGFSLQSVTLDGTCAVSEHYPPHSLQECPVEGPQPKVLAEVNPRVPSADFSRPTGEVSKPDAAGASCPELPCKQPNYYYKLRTLYSKQYYKQTACPSQVPAPEQPLTLSASTDLAAADSHPPVEVRPGVPESPEHLPSTFVAPPVRNSGIDSEADTLSQPPAKQMRLKKAMHLKKLNFLKSQQSAECTSHPESDNGLVRREESAAKEDAVERARSQTTEEKGREELGPESSREEEMPGAPASWEDPSQALQSQKQYACELCGKPFKHPSNLELHKRSHTGEKPFECNICGKHFSQAGNLQTHLRRHSGEKPYICEICGKRFAASGDVQRHIIIHSGEKPHLCDTCGRGFSNFSNLKEHKKTHTADKVFTCDECGKSFNMQRKLVKHRVRHTGERPYSCPACGKCFGGSGDLRRHVRTHTGEKPYSCEICSKCFTRSAVLRRHKRMHGRAEARSPAMLGELSRPSETSDLDRSQSSDSFSQDASVTLMPVSVKLPVHPVESSVAGFDGHCTGSYCKLRSMLHPPSMSDQDKLTLEPTKLAKPPELQSQPQAYTYSDVEPSAGVEQPQADAMAVSRSSLATLDNHCTEPLGSRAPSVTYRNSEGQFFSSMTLWGLAMKTLQNEHELEQ; encoded by the exons ATGGACCCTGTTGCTGTTCACAGCTGCCACCTCCTCCAGCAGCTGCGAGAACAGCGGATCCAGGGCCTGCTTTGTGACTGCATGCTGGTGGTGAGGGGAGTCTGCTTCAAAGCACACAAGAATGTGCTGGCAGCCTTCAGCCAGTATTTCAG GAGCCTCTTTCAGAATTCTTCTAGCCAGAAGAATGACGTTTTTCACCTGGATGTTAAAAATGTCAGCGGCATAGGGCAGATCCTGGACTTCATGTACACATCGCGCCTTGACCTTAACCAGGACAACATTCAGGTGATGTTGGACACAGCACAGTGTTTGCAAGTGCAGAATGTTCTGAATCTGTGCCACACATTTCTGAAGTCGGCCTCTGCAGCCCAGCTGCCAGGCTTGCCTTGTGCTGGTGGCTTCTCCCTGCAGAGTGTGACTCTGGATGGCACCTGCGCAGTAAGTGAGCACTACCCTCCTCACTCACTGCAGGAATGCCCTGTGGAAGGCCCGCAGCCTAAAGTTCTGGCTGAGGTGAATCCTCGTGTTCCATCAGCAGATTTCAGTCGTCCCACAGGAGAAGTGTCAAAACCAGATGCTGCAGGTGCCAGCTGCCCAGAGTTGCCCTGCAAACAGCCCAACTACTATTACAAACTCAGAACATTGTACAGCAAGCAGTATTACAAGCAAACTGCCTGCCCTAGTCAAGTGCCTGCCCCAGAACAGCCACTCACTCTCAGTGCCTCCACAGACCTCGCTGCAGCAGACTCACATCCTCCTGTGGAGGTTCGTCCAGGGGTCCCGGAGTCTCCAGAGCACTTGCCTTCCACCTTCGTGGCTCCACCTGTCAGGAACTCTGGCATTGACTCCGAGGCAGACACCCTGTCTCAGCCACCGGCCAAGCAGATGAGGCTGAAGAAGGCCATGCACCTGAAGAAACTAAACTTTCTCAAGTCCCAGCAGTCAGCTGAGTGCACTTCACATCCTGAGTCAGATAATGGGTTGGTCAGGAGGGAGGAGTCTGCTGCTAAGGAAGATGCAGTGGAGAGAGCCAGAAGCCAGACTACtgaggaaaaagggagagaagaactGGGTCCAGAGAGCAGCCGGGAGGAGGAGATGCCAGGAGCCCCAGCTTCATGGGAAGACCCGTCCCAGGCCCTCCAGTCCCAGAAACAGTATGCATGTGAATTGTGTGGGAAGCCTTTCAAACACCCAAGCAATCTGGAGCTGCACAAACGATCTCATACAG gtgAGAAACCTTTTGAATGTAACATTTGTGGGAAACACTTCTCTCAG GCAGGCAACCTTCAGACTCACTTACGCCGGCACTCTGGGGAGAAGCCATACATCTGTGAAATCTGTGGAAAGAG GTTTGCGGCCTCTGGTGACGTTCAGCGCCACATCATCATCCACTCTGGAGAGAAACCACACTTGTGTGACACTTGTGGCCGAG GGTTCAGCAATTTCAGCAATTTGAAAGAgcacaaaaagacacacacagctgaCAAGGTATTTACCTGTGATGAGTGTGGGAAGTCCTTCAACATGCAGAGGAAGCTGGTGAAGCACCGTGTACGACACACGGGAGAGCGGCCATACAGCTGCCCTGCCTGTG GGAAATGCTTTGGGGGCTCAGGAGACCTGCGCAGGCACGTCCGCACTCACACTGGGGAAAAGCCATATAGCTGTGAGATCTGCAGCAAGTGTTTCACACGCTCTGCCGTGCTGCGGCGGCACAAGAGGATGCACGGCAGAGCTGAGGCCAGGAGCCCAGCCATGCTGGGTGAGCTGAGCCGGCCCAGCGAGACCTCTGACCTGGACAGGTCTCAGAGCTCGGACTCCTTCTCCCAGGATGCATCTGTCACATTGATGCCTGTGTCTGTCAAGCTCCCTGTGCACCCCGTGGAAAGTTCTGTGGCAGGATTTGATGGTCACTGTACTGGCTCCTACTGTAAGTTACGTTCCATGCTTCACCCTCCTAGCATGAGTGACCAGGACAAACTGACCCTGGAACCTACTAAGCTGGCCAAGCCACCAGAGTTGCAGAGCCAGCCACAGGCCTACACTTACTCAGATGTGGAGCCTTCAGCAGGTGTAGAGCAGCCACAGGCTGATGCCATGGCTGTGTCCCGCTCTTCCCTGGCTACTCTGGACAACCACTGCACTGAACCGCTGGGCAGCCGGGCACCTTCGGTGACTTACAGGAACTCTGAGGGACAGTTTTTCTCTAGTATGACTCTCTGGGGGCTGGCAATGAAGACACTGCAGAATGAACATGAGCTGGAACAGTGA
- the Zbtb49 gene encoding zinc finger and BTB domain-containing protein 49 isoform X2 produces MGWSGGRSLLLRKMQWREPEARLLRKKGEKNWVQRAAGRRRCQEPQLHGKTRPRPSSPRNSMHVNCVGSLSNTQAIWSCTNDLIQAGNLQTHLRRHSGEKPYICEICGKRFAASGDVQRHIIIHSGEKPHLCDTCGRGFSNFSNLKEHKKTHTADKVFTCDECGKSFNMQRKLVKHRVRHTGERPYSCPACGKCFGGSGDLRRHVRTHTGEKPYSCEICSKCFTRSAVLRRHKRMHGRAEARSPAMLGELSRPSETSDLDRSQSSDSFSQDASVTLMPVSVKLPVHPVESSVAGFDGHCTGSYCKLRSMLHPPSMSDQDKLTLEPTKLAKPPELQSQPQAYTYSDVEPSAGVEQPQADAMAVSRSSLATLDNHCTEPLGSRAPSVTYRNSEGQFFSSMTLWGLAMKTLQNEHELEQ; encoded by the exons ATGGGTTGGTCAGGAGGGAGGAGTCTGCTGCTAAGGAAGATGCAGTGGAGAGAGCCAGAAGCCAGACTACtgaggaaaaagggagagaagaactGGGTCCAGAGAGCAGCCGGGAGGAGGAGATGCCAGGAGCCCCAGCTTCATGGGAAGACCCGTCCCAGGCCCTCCAGTCCCAGAAACAGTATGCATGTGAATTGTGTGGGAAGCCTTTCAAACACCCAAGCAATCTGGAGCTGCACAAACGATCTCATACAG GCAGGCAACCTTCAGACTCACTTACGCCGGCACTCTGGGGAGAAGCCATACATCTGTGAAATCTGTGGAAAGAG GTTTGCGGCCTCTGGTGACGTTCAGCGCCACATCATCATCCACTCTGGAGAGAAACCACACTTGTGTGACACTTGTGGCCGAG GGTTCAGCAATTTCAGCAATTTGAAAGAgcacaaaaagacacacacagctgaCAAGGTATTTACCTGTGATGAGTGTGGGAAGTCCTTCAACATGCAGAGGAAGCTGGTGAAGCACCGTGTACGACACACGGGAGAGCGGCCATACAGCTGCCCTGCCTGTG GGAAATGCTTTGGGGGCTCAGGAGACCTGCGCAGGCACGTCCGCACTCACACTGGGGAAAAGCCATATAGCTGTGAGATCTGCAGCAAGTGTTTCACACGCTCTGCCGTGCTGCGGCGGCACAAGAGGATGCACGGCAGAGCTGAGGCCAGGAGCCCAGCCATGCTGGGTGAGCTGAGCCGGCCCAGCGAGACCTCTGACCTGGACAGGTCTCAGAGCTCGGACTCCTTCTCCCAGGATGCATCTGTCACATTGATGCCTGTGTCTGTCAAGCTCCCTGTGCACCCCGTGGAAAGTTCTGTGGCAGGATTTGATGGTCACTGTACTGGCTCCTACTGTAAGTTACGTTCCATGCTTCACCCTCCTAGCATGAGTGACCAGGACAAACTGACCCTGGAACCTACTAAGCTGGCCAAGCCACCAGAGTTGCAGAGCCAGCCACAGGCCTACACTTACTCAGATGTGGAGCCTTCAGCAGGTGTAGAGCAGCCACAGGCTGATGCCATGGCTGTGTCCCGCTCTTCCCTGGCTACTCTGGACAACCACTGCACTGAACCGCTGGGCAGCCGGGCACCTTCGGTGACTTACAGGAACTCTGAGGGACAGTTTTTCTCTAGTATGACTCTCTGGGGGCTGGCAATGAAGACACTGCAGAATGAACATGAGCTGGAACAGTGA
- the Zbtb49 gene encoding zinc finger and BTB domain-containing protein 49 isoform X3: MGWSGGRSLLLRKMQWREPEARLLRKKGEKNWVQRAAGRRRCQEPQLHGKTRPRPSSPRNSMHVNCVGSLSNTQAIWSCTNDLIQVRNLLNVTFVGNTSLRFAASGDVQRHIIIHSGEKPHLCDTCGRGFSNFSNLKEHKKTHTADKVFTCDECGKSFNMQRKLVKHRVRHTGERPYSCPACGKCFGGSGDLRRHVRTHTGEKPYSCEICSKCFTRSAVLRRHKRMHGRAEARSPAMLGELSRPSETSDLDRSQSSDSFSQDASVTLMPVSVKLPVHPVESSVAGFDGHCTGSYCKLRSMLHPPSMSDQDKLTLEPTKLAKPPELQSQPQAYTYSDVEPSAGVEQPQADAMAVSRSSLATLDNHCTEPLGSRAPSVTYRNSEGQFFSSMTLWGLAMKTLQNEHELEQ; encoded by the exons ATGGGTTGGTCAGGAGGGAGGAGTCTGCTGCTAAGGAAGATGCAGTGGAGAGAGCCAGAAGCCAGACTACtgaggaaaaagggagagaagaactGGGTCCAGAGAGCAGCCGGGAGGAGGAGATGCCAGGAGCCCCAGCTTCATGGGAAGACCCGTCCCAGGCCCTCCAGTCCCAGAAACAGTATGCATGTGAATTGTGTGGGAAGCCTTTCAAACACCCAAGCAATCTGGAGCTGCACAAACGATCTCATACAG gtgAGAAACCTTTTGAATGTAACATTTGTGGGAAACACTTCTCTCAG GTTTGCGGCCTCTGGTGACGTTCAGCGCCACATCATCATCCACTCTGGAGAGAAACCACACTTGTGTGACACTTGTGGCCGAG GGTTCAGCAATTTCAGCAATTTGAAAGAgcacaaaaagacacacacagctgaCAAGGTATTTACCTGTGATGAGTGTGGGAAGTCCTTCAACATGCAGAGGAAGCTGGTGAAGCACCGTGTACGACACACGGGAGAGCGGCCATACAGCTGCCCTGCCTGTG GGAAATGCTTTGGGGGCTCAGGAGACCTGCGCAGGCACGTCCGCACTCACACTGGGGAAAAGCCATATAGCTGTGAGATCTGCAGCAAGTGTTTCACACGCTCTGCCGTGCTGCGGCGGCACAAGAGGATGCACGGCAGAGCTGAGGCCAGGAGCCCAGCCATGCTGGGTGAGCTGAGCCGGCCCAGCGAGACCTCTGACCTGGACAGGTCTCAGAGCTCGGACTCCTTCTCCCAGGATGCATCTGTCACATTGATGCCTGTGTCTGTCAAGCTCCCTGTGCACCCCGTGGAAAGTTCTGTGGCAGGATTTGATGGTCACTGTACTGGCTCCTACTGTAAGTTACGTTCCATGCTTCACCCTCCTAGCATGAGTGACCAGGACAAACTGACCCTGGAACCTACTAAGCTGGCCAAGCCACCAGAGTTGCAGAGCCAGCCACAGGCCTACACTTACTCAGATGTGGAGCCTTCAGCAGGTGTAGAGCAGCCACAGGCTGATGCCATGGCTGTGTCCCGCTCTTCCCTGGCTACTCTGGACAACCACTGCACTGAACCGCTGGGCAGCCGGGCACCTTCGGTGACTTACAGGAACTCTGAGGGACAGTTTTTCTCTAGTATGACTCTCTGGGGGCTGGCAATGAAGACACTGCAGAATGAACATGAGCTGGAACAGTGA